The following are from one region of the Sandaracinus amylolyticus genome:
- a CDS encoding alpha/beta hydrolase family protein, with product MTRMRAWAGALALFFVGCGGDDDASAPVDAGAVDAGQSPVDGGPRERTDAGATAVGCASSTRLEVPDEPEARGPWPVGVRTVTVGRLTADVWYPAQLGSEAGVAPATYDIRDWLPESQRGDAVIPDADNLLQTCDCHRDLPVDADHGPYPAIVFVHGTAAFRTQSLSFLTHWASRGFVVIATDHPGLYLGDLLALVCRDPRMGPRMLEEDVDAMLDALRATSGDLAWLAERVDPARIGLAGHSAGGIVTSLSDRAGVRVVIGLSSNGAAREDPGLEGSLFVAATDDAVVPYASTVSAYEGSPDPKWLVGIEGSGHLAPSDLCDLENADGQNMLEVAQEHGVCGAQFAGMLFDCQEGHIDPEAARVVGRAITTAVLEQILWCTDRSAAIAAIPERLEHVEELRSAP from the coding sequence ATGACGAGGATGCGCGCTTGGGCGGGGGCGCTGGCCCTCTTCTTCGTGGGATGCGGTGGTGACGACGACGCGAGCGCGCCCGTCGACGCCGGCGCGGTGGACGCGGGGCAGAGCCCAGTCGACGGCGGGCCGCGCGAGCGGACCGACGCGGGCGCGACGGCAGTCGGGTGCGCCTCGTCGACGCGCCTCGAGGTGCCCGACGAGCCCGAGGCGCGCGGGCCGTGGCCCGTCGGCGTGCGCACCGTGACGGTGGGCCGCCTCACCGCCGACGTGTGGTACCCGGCGCAGCTGGGCAGCGAGGCCGGCGTCGCGCCCGCGACCTACGACATCCGCGACTGGCTCCCCGAGAGCCAGCGCGGCGACGCGGTGATCCCCGACGCCGACAACCTGCTGCAGACCTGCGACTGCCATCGCGATCTGCCCGTCGACGCCGACCACGGGCCCTACCCCGCGATCGTCTTCGTGCACGGCACCGCGGCGTTCCGCACCCAGTCGCTCTCGTTCCTCACGCACTGGGCGAGCCGCGGCTTCGTCGTGATCGCGACCGATCATCCCGGCCTCTACCTCGGCGATCTGCTCGCGCTCGTGTGCCGCGATCCGCGCATGGGACCGCGCATGCTCGAAGAGGACGTCGACGCGATGCTCGATGCGCTGCGCGCGACGAGCGGCGATCTCGCGTGGCTCGCGGAGCGCGTCGATCCCGCGCGCATCGGCCTCGCGGGCCACAGCGCCGGCGGCATCGTCACGAGCCTGAGCGATCGCGCCGGCGTGCGCGTCGTGATCGGCCTCTCGTCGAACGGCGCGGCACGCGAAGATCCCGGGCTCGAGGGATCGCTCTTCGTCGCGGCGACCGACGACGCGGTCGTGCCGTACGCGTCGACCGTCAGCGCGTACGAGGGCTCGCCCGATCCCAAGTGGCTCGTCGGCATCGAGGGCAGCGGGCATCTCGCGCCGAGCGACCTCTGCGATCTCGAGAACGCCGATGGGCAGAACATGCTCGAGGTCGCGCAGGAGCACGGCGTGTGCGGCGCGCAATTCGCAGGGATGCTCTTCGACTGCCAGGAGGGCCACATCGATCCCGAGGCCGCGCGCGTGGTCGGTCGCGCGATCACGACCGCAGTGCTCGAGCAGATCCTGTGGTGCACCGATCGCAGCGCGGCGATCGCCGCGATCCCCGAGCGCCTCGAGCACGTGGAGGAGCTGCGCAGCGCGCCGTGA
- a CDS encoding OsmC family protein, with protein sequence MSAAPEYLGDAALPNPEELLVAALASCHMLTFLALCARKGIVVDRYDDDARGTLERRPGEKMRVTRVVLRPRITFGGATPDAATLASLHRQAHDGCFIASSVTTEVVVEPG encoded by the coding sequence ATGAGCGCGGCGCCCGAGTATCTCGGGGATGCCGCGCTGCCGAACCCCGAGGAGCTCCTCGTCGCGGCGCTCGCGAGCTGTCACATGCTGACGTTCCTCGCGCTGTGCGCGCGCAAGGGCATCGTGGTCGACCGGTACGACGACGACGCGCGCGGGACGCTCGAGCGGCGGCCCGGAGAGAAGATGCGTGTGACCCGCGTGGTGCTGCGGCCGCGCATCACGTTCGGTGGAGCAACACCGGACGCGGCGACGCTGGCCTCGCTGCATCGTCAGGCGCACGACGGCTGCTTCATCGCGAGCTCGGTGACGACCGAGGTCGTCGTCGAGCCGGGGTGA
- a CDS encoding efflux RND transporter periplasmic adaptor subunit translates to MSTAEHEPRASQSSTLGTAPALRPPPPLAKRLMLLFTVLTLAGLGVALSQRLGQASEEQAQFATAREEAAAAAGRAPEVEVVRPTTAAFAPLVVLQGTLEPVQAADLGFEVAGRVSRVDVALGEHVRAGQPLVSLDRASLGAQSAQSEAAIAVAQANVDMLRDRVTLLEGLVRSGASPERELTTARQQLAVAEAQLGQAMASRRQLATQSADHVLRAPFEGVVTRVPNGVGAVAGPGMTLVRVEDLSSLRLRTTVSQSELEALEVGATASIEGHEGVSGTIRSAVRSLDPQTRRAPVEVLVPNEGTHLVANALVRARVVVGTPRPALRLPATTRRPNGSILVIDAEGRVVARNVSAQSDVDGSWLVTDGLGTEDRVVLRPATAREGQIIVPVESQTAPADPPRAEL, encoded by the coding sequence ATGTCGACCGCGGAACACGAACCGCGCGCGTCGCAGTCATCGACGCTGGGGACGGCTCCGGCGCTGCGCCCGCCGCCGCCGCTGGCGAAGCGCCTGATGCTCTTGTTCACGGTGCTCACCCTCGCCGGGCTGGGTGTCGCGCTCTCGCAGCGGCTCGGTCAGGCATCGGAAGAGCAGGCGCAGTTCGCCACCGCGCGCGAGGAAGCAGCCGCCGCCGCGGGCCGTGCGCCCGAGGTGGAGGTGGTCCGTCCGACCACCGCCGCGTTCGCGCCGCTCGTCGTGCTTCAGGGGACCCTCGAGCCAGTGCAGGCCGCGGACCTCGGGTTCGAGGTCGCAGGCCGAGTGTCGCGTGTGGACGTCGCGCTCGGCGAGCACGTGCGCGCAGGTCAGCCGCTGGTGTCGCTCGATCGCGCCAGCCTGGGCGCGCAGAGCGCGCAGAGCGAGGCCGCCATCGCCGTCGCTCAGGCGAACGTCGACATGCTGCGCGACCGCGTGACCCTCCTGGAAGGTCTCGTGCGCAGCGGTGCGTCGCCCGAGCGCGAGCTCACGACCGCGCGCCAGCAGCTCGCGGTCGCCGAGGCCCAGCTCGGTCAGGCGATGGCGAGCCGCCGTCAGCTCGCGACCCAGTCCGCGGATCACGTGCTGCGCGCGCCCTTCGAGGGCGTCGTGACGCGCGTGCCGAACGGCGTCGGCGCCGTCGCCGGCCCGGGCATGACGCTGGTGCGCGTCGAGGATCTCTCGTCGCTGCGCCTGCGCACCACGGTGAGCCAGTCGGAGCTCGAGGCGCTCGAGGTCGGCGCGACCGCGTCGATCGAGGGCCACGAGGGCGTGAGTGGGACGATCCGCAGCGCGGTGCGCTCGCTCGATCCGCAGACGCGCCGCGCGCCGGTCGAGGTGCTCGTGCCCAACGAGGGCACGCACCTCGTCGCGAACGCGCTCGTGCGTGCGCGCGTGGTCGTCGGCACCCCGCGCCCCGCGCTTCGTCTCCCCGCCACCACGCGCCGCCCCAACGGATCGATCCTCGTGATCGACGCCGAGGGACGCGTCGTCGCCCGCAACGTGTCGGCGCAGTCGGACGTCGACGGGTCGTGGCTCGTCACCGACGGGCTCGGCACCGAGGACCGCGTCGTGCTGCGTCCCGCGACCGCGCGCGAAGGCCAGATCATCGTGCCCGTCGAGTCGCAGACCGCGCCGGCCGATCCGCCGCGCGCCGAGCTGTGA
- a CDS encoding efflux RND transporter permease subunit, translated as MTLSDVAIKRPVFTSMISLGIIVLGVLGYSRLGVNLFPDVEFPAVTVTTVYPGASPAEMETQVTEKIEDAIVSLPGIDRIQSWSRDSVSNVVIFFELDVDPVEAATQVRERVAQIRAQLPREVEDPTVVRLDISAAPIMTYTLSGDADLNALRDFAEDDIRPYLEQVDGVASVSVNGGRERQINVELDVDRLIALGMTPLSVVEQIQRENLSVPAGGFDEGDRRIAVRTLGELVSVDELRQLPVGTGADGSLVRLGDIGTIEDGFADQTTIVRSNGRPAVVFAIMKASGSNTVEISEGVRARIAELAMPPGVSATLVMDQAEFVLENAHEVQIALWFGGAMAILIILVFLMDLRSTFISALALPTSVLGAFFFMYLMGFTLNMMTLLGLSLAIGLLIDDSIVVRENIMKHLERGEDPEVAASKGTREITLAVLATTATLCAVFVPVAFTGGMVGQFFREFGLTIAAATVLSAWVAFTLDPMLSARLAKKIEGGAHAGHDDGAFGFIKRPLRGFYETLDSLYASLLVWLLAKKWRMAVALFLAFACFVGSQMLVPLMGSEFTSAEDRGQFNVDIELPAGTRLEESARLSALAENELAQDPLFTNIYVRAGVNGAPNMVTWTVICPPKNERDVTQVELEHRTRAAIVRHIPEAEIAISPPGIVEGGRDYGMELHVVGDDFASIAETADFFYDTLRGIPGTRDVDRQYSPGSPQLEVHVDRDRASQLHIPLALIARTARASIEGEVAGQYRDGDDEVDIRVRLRPEDRAHAGLIANLRIASPGGFVPLSDLATVGRGEGPAEIQRSNRRRAIVVTASAEGRPIGDVLAEFQQRIADHPMPAGVSWELEGQAKMMNESNSNMAIALLLGIVFIYLVLASQFESLMHPVTIMMALPLAFVGAFVALFLAHSSMSMGATIGFILLMGLVTKNGILLIDHAVTKVREEGWTPHQAILDAGPSRMRPILMTSAAMVLGMLPTALNNGPGSEFRAPMAIGIIGGVISSTLLTLLVVPVFYLMMEGMRERAADFWVRWVLGRPRAPGGARKAVSIAREPERTEPMIDAAEE; from the coding sequence ATGACGTTGTCGGACGTCGCGATCAAGCGTCCCGTGTTCACCTCGATGATCTCGCTCGGGATCATCGTGCTCGGGGTCCTCGGGTACTCGCGCCTCGGCGTGAACCTGTTCCCCGACGTCGAGTTCCCCGCGGTGACGGTCACGACCGTCTACCCCGGCGCGAGCCCGGCCGAGATGGAGACGCAGGTCACCGAGAAGATCGAGGACGCGATCGTCTCGCTGCCCGGCATCGATCGCATCCAGAGCTGGTCGCGCGACTCGGTCTCGAACGTCGTCATCTTCTTCGAGCTCGACGTCGATCCGGTCGAGGCCGCGACCCAGGTGCGCGAGCGCGTCGCGCAGATCCGCGCGCAGCTGCCGCGCGAGGTCGAGGACCCGACCGTCGTGCGCCTCGACATCAGCGCGGCGCCGATCATGACGTACACGCTGTCGGGCGACGCGGATCTCAACGCGCTTCGCGACTTCGCCGAGGACGACATCCGTCCCTACCTCGAGCAGGTCGACGGTGTCGCGAGCGTCAGCGTCAACGGCGGCCGCGAGCGCCAGATCAACGTCGAGCTCGACGTCGATCGCCTGATCGCGCTCGGCATGACGCCGCTCTCGGTGGTCGAGCAGATCCAGCGCGAGAACCTGAGCGTCCCCGCGGGCGGCTTCGACGAGGGTGATCGCCGCATCGCGGTGCGCACGCTCGGCGAGCTCGTCAGCGTCGACGAGCTGCGCCAGCTCCCGGTGGGCACCGGCGCGGACGGCTCGCTCGTGCGCCTCGGCGACATCGGCACCATCGAGGACGGCTTCGCCGATCAGACGACGATCGTGCGCAGCAACGGCCGTCCCGCGGTCGTGTTCGCGATCATGAAGGCGTCGGGCTCGAACACGGTCGAGATCAGCGAGGGCGTGCGCGCGCGCATCGCGGAGCTCGCGATGCCGCCCGGCGTCAGCGCGACGCTGGTGATGGATCAGGCGGAGTTCGTGCTCGAGAACGCGCACGAGGTGCAGATCGCGCTCTGGTTCGGCGGCGCGATGGCGATCCTGATCATCCTCGTGTTCCTGATGGACCTGCGCAGCACGTTCATCAGCGCGCTCGCCCTGCCCACCAGCGTGCTCGGCGCGTTCTTCTTCATGTACCTGATGGGCTTCACGCTCAACATGATGACCCTCCTGGGTCTCTCGCTCGCGATCGGTCTGCTCATCGACGACTCGATCGTGGTCCGCGAGAACATCATGAAGCACCTCGAGCGCGGCGAGGACCCCGAGGTCGCCGCGAGCAAGGGCACGCGCGAGATCACGCTCGCCGTGCTCGCGACCACCGCGACGCTCTGCGCGGTGTTCGTCCCGGTCGCGTTCACCGGCGGCATGGTCGGTCAGTTCTTCCGAGAGTTCGGCCTGACGATCGCGGCCGCGACGGTCCTCAGCGCGTGGGTCGCGTTCACGCTCGACCCGATGCTCTCGGCGCGCCTCGCCAAGAAGATCGAAGGCGGCGCGCACGCCGGTCACGACGACGGCGCGTTCGGCTTCATCAAGCGCCCGCTGCGCGGCTTCTACGAGACGCTCGACTCGCTCTACGCGTCGCTGCTCGTGTGGCTGCTCGCGAAGAAGTGGCGCATGGCCGTCGCGCTCTTCCTCGCGTTCGCGTGCTTCGTGGGCTCGCAGATGCTCGTGCCGCTCATGGGCAGCGAGTTCACGTCGGCGGAGGATCGCGGTCAGTTCAACGTCGACATCGAGCTGCCCGCGGGAACGCGCCTCGAGGAGAGCGCGCGTCTGTCCGCGCTCGCCGAGAACGAGCTCGCGCAGGACCCGCTCTTCACGAACATCTACGTCCGCGCGGGCGTGAACGGCGCCCCGAACATGGTCACCTGGACCGTGATCTGCCCGCCGAAGAACGAACGCGACGTGACGCAGGTCGAGCTCGAGCACCGCACGCGCGCCGCGATCGTGCGGCACATCCCCGAGGCCGAGATCGCGATCTCGCCGCCCGGCATCGTCGAGGGTGGTCGCGACTACGGCATGGAGCTGCACGTGGTCGGCGACGACTTCGCGTCGATCGCGGAGACCGCGGACTTCTTCTACGACACGCTGCGCGGCATCCCGGGCACGCGCGACGTCGATCGCCAGTACTCGCCGGGCAGCCCGCAGCTCGAGGTGCACGTCGATCGCGATCGCGCGTCGCAGCTGCACATCCCGCTCGCGCTGATCGCGCGCACCGCGCGTGCGTCGATCGAGGGCGAGGTCGCGGGCCAGTACCGCGACGGCGACGACGAGGTCGACATCCGCGTGCGGCTGCGCCCCGAGGATCGCGCGCACGCGGGGCTGATCGCGAACCTGCGCATCGCGTCGCCGGGTGGCTTCGTGCCGCTCTCGGATCTCGCGACCGTCGGTCGCGGCGAGGGCCCCGCGGAGATCCAGCGCAGCAACCGACGCCGCGCCATCGTCGTGACCGCGTCGGCCGAGGGCCGTCCGATCGGCGACGTGCTCGCCGAGTTCCAGCAGCGCATCGCCGATCACCCGATGCCCGCCGGCGTGAGCTGGGAGCTCGAGGGTCAGGCGAAGATGATGAACGAGTCGAACTCGAACATGGCGATCGCGCTGCTGCTCGGGATCGTCTTCATCTACCTGGTGCTCGCGTCGCAGTTCGAGTCGCTGATGCACCCGGTCACGATCATGATGGCGCTGCCGCTCGCGTTCGTCGGCGCGTTCGTGGCGCTCTTCCTCGCGCACTCCTCGATGTCGATGGGCGCGACGATCGGCTTCATCCTCTTGATGGGCCTCGTCACGAAGAACGGCATCTTGTTGATCGATCACGCGGTCACGAAGGTGCGCGAGGAAGGGTGGACGCCGCACCAGGCGATCCTCGACGCCGGCCCTTCGCGCATGCGCCCGATCCTCATGACGAGCGCCGCGATGGTGCTCGGCATGCTCCCGACCGCGCTGAACAACGGCCCCGGCAGCGAGTTCCGCGCGCCGATGGCGATCGGCATCATCGGCGGCGTCATCAGCTCGACGCTGCTCACGCTGCTCGTGGTGCCGGTCTTCTATCTGATGATGGAAGGCATGCGCGAGCGCGCGGCGGACTTCTGGGTGCGCTGGGTGCTCGGTCGTCCGCGCGCGCCCGGCGGTGCGCGCAAGGCGGTGAGCATCGCGCGCGAGCCCGAGCGCACCGAGCCGATGATCGACGCCGCCGAGGAGTGA
- the rlmM gene encoding 23S rRNA (cytidine(2498)-2'-O)-methyltransferase RlmM yields MSKPRSRRDRGKERDRPRARPEGPRRPDARPPRPDARKPPDDRAQSIVRVPVERGKPLDGEWLWTTRPGSEQDLVDELNIALGRDRARSVGPALVRSKGAPTAKEGGVEVTFARQGFRIAGEASGERDAIVSSIAERVRPLIAGTYAVSAWVPDTDALNPLAPEADAIEAALATTLDAQAPGRVAMTALPHAGATLAQVALVARDHAIFGANGTEHLLSFSPGGRARMRVGGERPSRAARKVEEALAWLGVSPGPGEVCVDLGAAPGGWTWVLLEKRAKVIAVDPAELRPDIARHRNVVHHKASAFQFAPEEPVDWLFCDMAWRPLEVAQLLAKWGRRRWARILVANLKLPMKTKAKTVEDLKQVVAGGGWTRIRTRQLYHDRDEITLTAHL; encoded by the coding sequence ATGTCGAAGCCCCGGAGCCGTCGCGATCGCGGCAAGGAGCGAGATCGCCCGCGAGCGAGGCCCGAGGGCCCGCGTCGCCCGGACGCGCGTCCGCCGCGGCCCGACGCGCGGAAGCCGCCGGACGACCGCGCACAGTCGATCGTCCGCGTGCCGGTCGAGCGCGGGAAGCCGCTCGACGGCGAGTGGCTGTGGACCACGCGTCCGGGCTCGGAGCAGGACCTCGTCGACGAGCTGAACATCGCGCTCGGTCGTGATCGCGCGCGCAGCGTCGGCCCCGCGCTGGTGCGCTCGAAGGGCGCGCCCACCGCGAAGGAGGGCGGCGTCGAGGTCACGTTCGCGCGTCAGGGCTTCCGCATCGCGGGCGAGGCGAGCGGCGAGCGTGATGCGATCGTGAGCTCGATCGCGGAGCGCGTGCGCCCGCTGATCGCCGGCACGTACGCGGTCTCGGCGTGGGTGCCCGACACCGATGCGCTCAACCCGCTTGCGCCCGAGGCCGACGCGATCGAGGCCGCGCTCGCGACGACGCTCGACGCGCAGGCGCCGGGCCGCGTCGCGATGACCGCATTGCCGCACGCGGGCGCGACGCTGGCGCAGGTCGCCCTGGTCGCGCGTGACCACGCGATCTTCGGCGCGAACGGAACCGAGCATTTGCTCAGTTTCTCGCCGGGCGGTCGCGCGCGCATGCGCGTCGGTGGCGAGCGTCCCTCGCGCGCGGCGCGCAAGGTCGAGGAAGCGCTCGCGTGGCTCGGCGTGTCCCCGGGGCCCGGCGAGGTCTGCGTCGATCTCGGCGCCGCGCCCGGCGGCTGGACCTGGGTCCTGCTCGAGAAGCGCGCGAAGGTGATCGCGGTCGATCCCGCCGAGCTGCGCCCCGACATCGCGCGCCATCGCAACGTCGTCCATCACAAGGCGAGCGCGTTCCAGTTCGCGCCCGAGGAGCCCGTCGACTGGCTCTTCTGCGACATGGCGTGGCGCCCGCTCGAGGTCGCGCAGCTCCTCGCGAAGTGGGGCCGGCGGCGCTGGGCGCGCATCCTCGTCGCGAACCTCAAGCTACCGATGAAGACGAAGGCGAAGACCGTCGAGGATCTCAAGCAGGTCGTCGCGGGCGGCGGATGGACGCGCATCCGCACGCGCCAGCTCTATCACGACCGCGACGAGATCACGCTGACGGCGCACCTCTGA
- a CDS encoding acyltransferase: MASLRSRFRAALRTVAVERGIGFSLYQRLVSNNDGRDNAEYLRRHGGLHSMGRDVMIVPGTTITDPAYTRIGNNVVLSKCALIGHDGSIGVLSRAYNRKLDRVGKIDIRDNVFIGFGAIVMPGITIGPDAIVAAGAVVTRNVEPGTIVAGVPARDVGRVAELVDKLERESRDLPWWDLLARREGDIDPALEPELVRRRVAAFYGRGDAE, from the coding sequence ATGGCTTCCCTCCGCTCGCGCTTCCGAGCCGCGCTCCGCACCGTCGCGGTCGAGCGCGGCATCGGGTTCTCGCTGTACCAGCGCCTCGTCTCGAACAACGACGGCCGTGACAACGCGGAGTACCTCCGCCGTCACGGCGGCCTGCACTCGATGGGGCGCGACGTGATGATCGTGCCGGGGACGACCATCACCGATCCCGCGTACACGCGCATCGGCAACAACGTCGTGCTCAGCAAGTGCGCGCTGATCGGGCACGACGGATCGATCGGCGTGCTCTCGCGCGCGTACAACCGGAAGCTCGATCGCGTCGGCAAGATCGACATCCGCGACAACGTGTTCATCGGCTTCGGCGCGATCGTGATGCCGGGCATCACCATCGGGCCCGACGCGATCGTGGCCGCGGGCGCCGTGGTGACGCGCAACGTGGAGCCAGGGACGATCGTCGCCGGTGTGCCCGCGCGCGACGTCGGCCGCGTCGCCGAGCTCGTCGACAAGCTCGAGCGCGAGTCGCGCGATCTGCCGTGGTGGGATCTGCTCGCGCGGCGCGAGGGCGACATCGATCCCGCCCTCGAGCCCGAGCTGGTGCGTCGCCGCGTGGCCGCGTTCTACGGCCGCGGCGACGCCGAGTGA
- a CDS encoding glycoside hydrolase family protein, whose product MENRYLLLNRQLSELDRLRTKSSRDGISAPFGESPFAPGGWGSYTRAQSVGDRALVVLIENGGIDLDVGAWIDLLPGSSLIPSSTKSALASAIRQGIKRLSDDILESAELLINGYARTKGELYGDVTVLRNGTALYASLRDTLVHFTKANKVIDLLVLTHGSHESIAVHGGVSVTAHDIRAIRGANGGNPIRLRSVYMMNCVGASLNAAWIDIGAKASAGTVRNNYLPEPTTYFFFDAWKRGQPFGEAVSGAYRKTIETMNTVVREAVNRVLPSPVAGLIVEKLVDFPSREFVRDSAPVLAGDTQVTIQTDGLSFTQSVSALSYALVPLAAGMDVKPRSKSWAMSSKAVDLIKSFEGFRSKLYDDPAGHCTIGYGTLVHRGPCNGDASEAPYARGIDEARATELLASHANEAASVVNDLVKTELAQHQFDALVSFVYNVGQGNFGKSTLLKKLNEGDYDAVPVEMRKWVNGGGKKLPGLVRRREAEVTMFTTGLLSTGQSEWLRGFDTDDGEHENDEGEVDEEALVHQQSVTAPDFCPVREADDASTEHFALREFRSKDGVDVPRPLRGNVQLLMAQLEVLRAEVGAPITITSGYRSPEHNKKVGGAKKSQHLCGIAADIKVKGMTPKEVHAKIEELIAAGRMKQGGLGLYKTFVHYDIRGKKARW is encoded by the coding sequence ATGGAGAATCGATATCTGCTTCTGAATCGCCAGCTCTCGGAGCTGGATCGACTGCGGACGAAGAGCTCGCGCGACGGGATCTCGGCGCCCTTCGGCGAGAGCCCGTTCGCGCCGGGCGGCTGGGGCTCGTACACGCGCGCCCAGTCGGTGGGTGATCGCGCGCTCGTCGTGCTGATCGAGAACGGCGGGATCGATCTCGACGTCGGTGCGTGGATCGATCTGCTCCCCGGCTCGTCGCTGATTCCGTCGAGCACGAAGAGCGCGCTCGCGAGCGCGATCCGACAGGGGATCAAGCGCCTCTCGGACGACATCCTCGAGTCCGCCGAGCTGCTGATCAACGGATACGCGCGCACCAAGGGCGAGCTCTACGGCGACGTGACGGTGCTGCGGAACGGCACTGCGCTCTACGCGTCGCTGCGCGACACGCTCGTGCACTTCACGAAGGCGAACAAGGTCATCGATCTGCTGGTGCTCACCCACGGCAGTCACGAGTCGATCGCGGTGCACGGAGGAGTGAGCGTCACCGCGCACGACATCCGCGCGATCCGCGGCGCGAACGGTGGCAATCCGATCCGACTGCGCAGTGTGTACATGATGAATTGCGTCGGTGCGTCGCTGAACGCGGCGTGGATCGACATCGGCGCGAAGGCGTCGGCAGGGACGGTGCGCAACAACTACCTCCCCGAGCCCACGACGTACTTCTTCTTCGACGCGTGGAAGCGTGGACAGCCGTTCGGCGAGGCGGTCTCGGGCGCGTATCGGAAGACGATCGAGACCATGAACACCGTGGTCCGCGAGGCGGTGAATCGCGTGCTGCCGAGCCCGGTCGCGGGCCTGATCGTCGAGAAGCTCGTCGACTTCCCGAGCCGTGAGTTCGTGCGCGACAGCGCGCCGGTCCTCGCAGGCGACACGCAGGTCACGATCCAGACGGACGGGCTCTCGTTCACGCAGAGCGTGTCGGCGCTCTCCTATGCGCTCGTCCCGCTCGCGGCGGGCATGGACGTGAAGCCGCGCTCGAAGAGCTGGGCGATGTCGAGCAAGGCAGTCGATCTCATCAAGTCGTTCGAGGGGTTCCGCTCGAAGCTCTACGACGATCCCGCGGGACACTGCACGATCGGATACGGGACTCTGGTGCACCGCGGCCCGTGCAACGGGGATGCGAGCGAGGCTCCGTACGCCCGTGGGATCGACGAGGCGCGCGCGACCGAGCTGCTCGCGTCGCACGCGAACGAGGCGGCCAGTGTGGTCAACGATCTCGTGAAGACCGAGCTCGCGCAGCACCAGTTCGATGCGCTGGTGAGCTTCGTCTACAACGTCGGTCAGGGGAATTTCGGCAAATCGACGCTGCTCAAGAAGCTGAACGAGGGCGACTACGACGCTGTGCCCGTCGAAATGCGCAAGTGGGTCAACGGGGGCGGCAAGAAGCTTCCCGGCCTGGTGCGCCGTCGCGAGGCCGAAGTGACGATGTTCACGACCGGGCTGCTCTCGACCGGACAGAGCGAGTGGCTCCGCGGGTTCGACACCGACGACGGAGAGCACGAGAACGACGAAGGAGAGGTCGACGAGGAGGCGCTCGTGCACCAGCAGTCGGTCACCGCGCCCGACTTCTGCCCGGTGCGCGAGGCGGACGACGCGTCCACCGAGCACTTCGCGCTACGCGAATTCCGCTCGAAGGACGGAGTCGACGTCCCGCGCCCGCTGCGCGGCAACGTGCAGCTCCTGATGGCGCAGCTCGAGGTGCTGCGCGCCGAGGTCGGCGCGCCGATCACGATCACCTCCGGCTATCGCAGCCCCGAGCACAACAAGAAGGTCGGCGGCGCGAAGAAGAGCCAGCACCTCTGCGGCATCGCGGCGGACATCAAGGTCAAGGGCATGACGCCCAAGGAAGTGCACGCGAAGATCGAAGAGCTCATCGCGGCAGGGCGGATGAAGCAGGGTGGGCTCGGTCTCTACAAGACCTTCGTCCACTACGACATCCGCGGGAAGAAGGCGCGCTGGTGA